In Acidimicrobiales bacterium, one genomic interval encodes:
- a CDS encoding cupredoxin domain-containing protein, with the protein MRRRLLRPLLLLAALAAPLAGCGGDEGPTSAPADCTPIEDGRFTLVAKNLAWNTECLRVPAGTDVTFTVDLQDTSVDHNLAISGPSGKADTPLERGPGRQTLRYPATTPGYHQFVCAIHPSMEGDLWVDPR; encoded by the coding sequence GTGCGTCGCCGCCTGCTCCGTCCGCTGCTCCTGCTGGCCGCCTTGGCCGCCCCGCTGGCCGGGTGCGGCGGCGACGAGGGGCCCACCTCGGCCCCGGCCGACTGCACCCCCATCGAGGACGGGCGGTTCACCCTGGTGGCCAAGAACCTGGCCTGGAACACCGAGTGCCTGCGGGTGCCGGCCGGCACCGACGTCACCTTCACCGTCGACCTGCAGGACACTTCCGTCGACCACAACCTGGCCATCTCCGGGCCCTCGGGCAAGGCCGACACCCCCCTGGAACGGGGCCCGGGGCGCCAGACCCTCCGGTACCCGGCCACCACCCCCGGATACCACCAGTTCGTGTGCGCCATCCACCCCTCCATGGAAGGCGACCTCTGGGTCGACCCCCGATGA
- a CDS encoding TIGR03118 family protein, with translation MARSPRPRRLVAALAATTLAATTFTAALGVAPSAAIPVIAPGSAYRQVNLSSDVPGVAPILDPQMVNPWGLASSASGPLWLANDGTSSASPYQGTSTSTFVRHPSQAAVTVPGGLPTGVVATANDDFEITSGPASGPARFVYASITGNLVGWNPSVPAAGSTTGVIAASHPGHVYTGLAIGNVGSADLLYAADFANGTIDVFDEDFALQPSASFPFADPTIPTTPGNTYHPYNIQAVGSSLYVTYAKVGGGGLDEEGVGNGFVRRFNTSGVRDLTFGINNGPLNSPWGVALAPPTFGIFGGALMIGNNGNGNPSIHAFNPTTGAFLGTLQDESGNGIVIDELWALRFGNGGEGGLPGTLYFTAGLGEEEHGLFGALNPTTATATSLVQFSTDEYSLGEGAPRLRVTVTRNGEVSGPATVRYATWDQSRPGQANQKTDYEMAVGILTFLPGQTSRTFSVLPVNDPFVEGPEDIGLMVANVTGAGVGLGSPATATLRIVDNDAVAPSANPIDDPTFFVRQQYLDFLNRPAEPEGLAYWVGRITACGANATCRSRERVKVSGNFFLSPEFQNGAGAAFRASRAATGRNPLYGEAMVDMSIFKAQGSPGFFDGYVQRPEFVATFGPLSNAQYVDRLIANTGVTFTPSQRAALVNGLNGGTKTRAVVLREVTQNPAFQAAEHSRAFVLSQYFGYLRRSSEPSGYAFWLAELAGHGGDFVQAGMVENFLTSPEYRQRFGTS, from the coding sequence ATGGCTCGTTCCCCCCGTCCCCGGCGCCTGGTGGCCGCCCTGGCGGCCACCACCCTGGCGGCCACCACCTTCACCGCCGCCCTGGGGGTCGCCCCCTCGGCGGCCATCCCGGTCATCGCCCCGGGCTCCGCCTACCGGCAGGTCAACCTGTCCTCCGACGTGCCCGGCGTGGCCCCCATCCTCGACCCGCAGATGGTCAACCCGTGGGGCCTGGCCTCGAGCGCCAGCGGCCCCCTGTGGCTGGCCAACGACGGCACCAGCTCGGCCAGCCCGTACCAGGGGACGTCCACCTCCACCTTCGTCCGGCACCCGAGCCAGGCGGCGGTCACGGTGCCCGGCGGGCTCCCCACCGGCGTGGTGGCCACCGCCAACGACGACTTCGAGATCACCTCCGGCCCCGCCTCGGGCCCGGCCCGGTTCGTCTACGCCTCCATCACCGGCAACCTGGTGGGCTGGAACCCGTCGGTGCCGGCGGCCGGCTCCACCACCGGAGTGATCGCGGCCAGCCACCCGGGCCACGTCTACACCGGCCTGGCCATCGGGAACGTCGGCAGCGCCGACCTCCTCTACGCCGCCGACTTCGCCAACGGCACCATCGACGTGTTCGACGAGGACTTCGCCCTCCAGCCCTCGGCCAGCTTCCCGTTCGCCGACCCGACCATCCCGACCACGCCCGGCAACACGTACCACCCGTACAACATCCAGGCCGTGGGCAGCAGCCTGTACGTCACCTACGCCAAGGTCGGCGGGGGCGGCCTGGACGAGGAGGGCGTGGGCAACGGGTTCGTCCGCCGGTTCAACACCTCCGGCGTGCGGGACCTGACCTTCGGCATCAACAACGGCCCGCTGAACAGCCCGTGGGGCGTGGCCCTGGCCCCGCCCACCTTCGGCATCTTCGGGGGCGCGCTGATGATCGGGAACAACGGCAACGGCAACCCCAGCATCCACGCCTTCAACCCCACCACCGGCGCCTTCCTGGGCACCCTGCAGGACGAGAGCGGCAACGGCATCGTCATCGACGAGCTGTGGGCCCTGCGCTTCGGCAACGGCGGCGAGGGCGGCCTGCCCGGCACCCTGTACTTCACCGCCGGCCTGGGCGAGGAGGAGCACGGCCTGTTCGGGGCCCTGAACCCCACCACGGCGACGGCCACCTCGCTGGTCCAGTTCAGCACCGACGAGTACTCCCTGGGCGAGGGGGCGCCCCGCCTCCGGGTCACCGTGACCCGCAACGGCGAGGTGTCCGGTCCGGCCACGGTCCGCTACGCCACCTGGGACCAGTCCCGGCCCGGCCAGGCCAACCAGAAGACCGACTACGAGATGGCGGTGGGCATCCTCACCTTCCTCCCGGGCCAGACCAGCCGGACCTTCTCCGTCCTGCCCGTGAACGACCCGTTCGTGGAAGGCCCCGAGGACATCGGGTTGATGGTGGCCAACGTCACCGGGGCCGGCGTCGGCCTGGGTTCGCCCGCCACGGCCACGCTCCGGATCGTCGACAACGACGCGGTGGCGCCTTCGGCCAACCCCATCGACGACCCCACCTTCTTCGTGCGCCAGCAGTACCTGGACTTCCTGAACCGCCCGGCCGAGCCGGAGGGCCTGGCCTACTGGGTGGGCCGCATCACCGCCTGCGGGGCCAACGCCACCTGCCGGTCCCGGGAGCGGGTGAAGGTCAGCGGCAACTTCTTCCTCTCGCCCGAGTTCCAGAACGGCGCCGGCGCCGCCTTCCGGGCCAGCCGGGCGGCCACCGGCCGCAACCCCCTCTACGGCGAGGCCATGGTCGACATGTCGATCTTCAAGGCCCAGGGCAGCCCCGGCTTCTTCGACGGCTACGTCCAGCGCCCCGAGTTCGTGGCCACCTTCGGGCCCCTCTCCAACGCGCAGTACGTCGACCGCCTGATCGCCAACACCGGCGTCACCTTCACCCCCAGCCAGCGTGCCGCCCTGGTCAACGGGCTGAACGGAGGGACCAAGACCCGGGCCGTGGTGCTGCGGGAGGTCACCCAGAACCCCGCCTTCCAGGCCGCCGAGCACTCCCGGGCCTTCGTGCTGAGCCAGTACTTCGGCTACCTGCGCCGCAGCAGCGAGCCCTCCGGCTACGCCTTCTGGCTGGCCGAGCTGGCCGGCCACGGCGGTGACTTCGTGCAGGCCGGCATGGTGGAGAACTTCCTCACCTCGCCCGAGTACCGCCAGCGCTTCGGGACGTCCTGA
- a CDS encoding penicillin acylase family protein produces MTSTTTEGTGRYRADVRWTTHGVAHVRAEDWGSLGFGQGWALARDHLPTLADQVVKVRSERARYHGAGVDGAHLASDMGYLALGVVARAEALRSAQTEPVREMVTGYVAGCNTWLAEARETDALPPWCAEAEWIRPISELDLYAYLGDMALMGSGRNLAGIIGRAEAPGPDGPVPPSPVTALGGPAPGASNGWAFGGDATRSGHGMVMANPHFPWGGEARFWECHLTIPGTLDVYGVALLGTPGVQMGFNSDIAWAHTFSKGHRFTLARLDLVPGRPTSYRHGDDERDMVPATYAVDVRGDDGQLTRVERTLWSTHHGPMVNLPLLGWGLDTAFTYRDANLDNTAVIEQFLGMDRARSMDDLQRVFAEVQGLPWVNTLAADRTGRCWYIDASATPNLSPEAEVRYRQRVETDFVAALLLENRVALLDGSDPGDDWVDEDGARSPGLVPHTRLPQVERRDVVVNANDSHWLTHPDELLEGYSPLHGFERTPRTLRTRQNLKVATGLAASGDVTVEAVAEAVLANESLSAELLRDAVVARARAAGKVEAEGQVVDVAAAAEVLAGWDGRYDLASRGAALWREVVAGFAAGELLDAGPLFGEGWDPADPVATPRDLAPAPADGDDPVVGAVARAVVALDRAGVALDAPLGDVQWAQRGEHRVPVHGGGEVEGVLNVLGPTGALSSSALEPGPPPLELQPGRTERTGLTAGGYRCTYGTSFFMVVEMTDDGPRGQGLLAYGQSGDPGSPHHVDGTEAYAAKATRPLLFSDTDIEADVQERRTLQG; encoded by the coding sequence ATGACCAGCACGACCACGGAGGGGACCGGCCGCTACCGGGCCGACGTCCGCTGGACCACCCACGGGGTGGCCCACGTCCGCGCCGAGGACTGGGGCAGCCTGGGCTTCGGGCAGGGGTGGGCCCTGGCCCGCGACCACCTGCCCACCCTGGCCGACCAGGTCGTGAAGGTGCGCAGCGAGCGAGCCCGCTACCACGGGGCCGGCGTCGACGGCGCCCACCTGGCCAGCGACATGGGGTACCTGGCCCTCGGCGTCGTGGCCCGGGCCGAGGCCCTCCGCTCCGCCCAGACCGAGCCGGTCCGGGAGATGGTCACCGGCTACGTGGCCGGCTGCAACACGTGGCTGGCCGAGGCCCGCGAGACCGATGCCCTCCCCCCGTGGTGCGCCGAGGCCGAGTGGATCCGGCCCATCAGCGAGCTCGACCTCTACGCCTACCTGGGCGACATGGCCCTCATGGGCAGCGGGCGCAACCTGGCCGGCATCATCGGCCGGGCCGAGGCCCCCGGCCCCGACGGTCCCGTGCCCCCGTCCCCCGTCACCGCCCTGGGCGGGCCGGCTCCCGGGGCCAGCAACGGGTGGGCCTTCGGCGGCGACGCCACCCGCTCGGGCCACGGCATGGTCATGGCCAACCCCCACTTCCCGTGGGGCGGCGAGGCCCGGTTCTGGGAGTGCCACCTCACCATCCCCGGCACCCTCGACGTCTACGGCGTGGCCCTGCTGGGCACCCCCGGGGTGCAGATGGGCTTCAACTCGGACATCGCCTGGGCGCACACCTTCTCCAAGGGGCACCGCTTCACCCTGGCCCGCCTGGACCTGGTGCCCGGCCGGCCCACCTCGTACCGCCACGGCGACGACGAGCGCGACATGGTGCCCGCCACCTACGCCGTCGACGTGCGGGGCGACGACGGCCAGCTGACCCGGGTGGAGCGCACCCTGTGGAGCACCCACCACGGGCCCATGGTCAACCTGCCCCTGCTGGGCTGGGGCCTGGACACGGCCTTCACCTACCGGGACGCCAACCTGGACAACACCGCAGTGATCGAGCAGTTCCTGGGCATGGACCGGGCCCGGTCCATGGACGACCTCCAGCGGGTCTTCGCCGAGGTCCAGGGCCTGCCCTGGGTCAACACCCTGGCCGCCGACCGCACCGGGCGGTGCTGGTACATCGACGCCTCGGCCACCCCCAACCTGTCGCCCGAGGCCGAGGTCCGCTACCGCCAGCGGGTGGAGACCGACTTCGTGGCCGCCCTGCTGCTGGAGAACCGGGTGGCCCTGCTGGACGGCAGCGACCCCGGCGACGACTGGGTCGACGAGGACGGCGCCCGCAGCCCGGGCCTCGTCCCCCACACCCGCCTGCCCCAGGTGGAGCGGCGGGACGTGGTGGTCAACGCCAACGACTCCCACTGGCTGACCCACCCCGACGAGCTGCTGGAGGGCTACTCGCCCCTGCACGGCTTCGAGCGCACGCCCCGGACCCTCCGGACCCGCCAGAACCTGAAGGTGGCCACCGGGCTGGCCGCCTCCGGCGACGTGACCGTCGAGGCGGTGGCCGAGGCGGTGCTGGCCAACGAGAGCCTGAGCGCCGAGCTGCTGCGCGACGCGGTGGTGGCGCGAGCCCGGGCCGCCGGCAAGGTCGAGGCCGAGGGCCAGGTGGTGGACGTGGCCGCTGCCGCCGAGGTCCTGGCCGGCTGGGACGGCCGCTACGACCTGGCGTCGCGGGGCGCAGCCCTGTGGCGGGAGGTGGTGGCCGGCTTCGCCGCCGGCGAGCTGCTGGACGCCGGCCCCCTGTTCGGCGAGGGCTGGGACCCGGCCGACCCGGTGGCCACCCCCCGCGACCTCGCCCCCGCCCCGGCCGACGGGGACGACCCGGTGGTCGGGGCCGTGGCCCGGGCCGTGGTGGCCCTGGACCGGGCCGGGGTGGCCCTCGACGCGCCCCTGGGTGACGTGCAGTGGGCCCAGCGGGGCGAGCACCGCGTCCCCGTGCACGGCGGCGGCGAGGTCGAGGGCGTCCTCAACGTGCTGGGCCCCACCGGCGCCCTGTCGTCCAGCGCCCTGGAGCCCGGACCGCCCCCGTTGGAGCTCCAGCCGGGCCGCACCGAGCGCACCGGCCTGACCGCCGGTGGCTACCGGTGCACCTACGGCACCAGCTTCTTCATGGTGGTGGAGATGACCGACGACGGGCCCCGGGGCCAGGGCCTCCTGGCCTACGGCCAGAGCGGCGACCCCGGCTCACCCCACCACGTCGATGGCACCGAGGCCTACGCGGCCAAGGCCACCCGCCCCCTCCTCTTCAGCGACACCGACATCGAGGCCGACGTCCAGGAGCGCCGCACCCTCCAGGGCTGA
- a CDS encoding metal-dependent transcriptional regulator — protein MAPYQAPEYHPAFEEYCEAIFELDEDDVNVIQARIAERLEVSRPAVSEMIRKLEGEGLVQVDGRINLTPDGLRLAESVVRRHRLAERFLTDILGLSWAEAHKEAGKWEHVISLNVETAMDRVLGAPTTCPHGNPIPGADYHAPDAGPLGDLKVGSGFVVSRIPEELEFTPGMLEFLEQADLLPGRSGVVTAASPDGTTTVEVGGAHVGIGAFAAARILVTVG, from the coding sequence GTGGCCCCGTACCAAGCGCCCGAGTACCACCCGGCCTTCGAGGAGTACTGCGAGGCCATCTTCGAGCTGGACGAGGACGACGTCAACGTCATCCAGGCCCGCATCGCCGAGCGGCTGGAGGTGTCGCGCCCCGCGGTGTCGGAGATGATCCGCAAGCTGGAGGGCGAGGGGCTGGTCCAGGTGGACGGCCGCATCAACCTCACCCCTGACGGCCTCCGCCTGGCCGAGTCGGTGGTCCGCCGCCACCGCCTGGCCGAGCGCTTCCTCACCGACATCCTGGGCCTGTCGTGGGCCGAGGCCCACAAGGAGGCGGGCAAGTGGGAGCACGTCATCTCCCTCAACGTGGAGACGGCCATGGACCGCGTCCTCGGCGCCCCCACCACCTGCCCCCACGGCAACCCCATCCCCGGCGCCGACTACCACGCCCCCGACGCCGGGCCCCTCGGTGACCTGAAGGTGGGCTCGGGCTTCGTGGTGAGCCGCATCCCCGAGGAGCTGGAGTTCACCCCCGGCATGCTCGAGTTCCTGGAGCAGGCCGACCTCCTCCCGGGCCGCAGCGGCGTCGTCACCGCGGCGTCGCCGGACGGCACCACCACCGTCGAGGTGGGCGGGGCCCACGTGGGCATCGGCGCCTTCGCCGCGGCCCGCATCCTGGTCACAGTGGGCTGA